The following proteins are encoded in a genomic region of Vulpes vulpes isolate BD-2025 chromosome X, VulVul3, whole genome shotgun sequence:
- the LOC140596060 gene encoding large ribosomal subunit protein mL63-like — translation MFLTALLLRNRIPGRQWIGKHRRPRAVSFQAKQNMICRLEIEAENQYWLSTPYLSLEQEYGHAAERRAAAFEAIKAAKMAKFPPHRFVADQLDHLNVTKKWV, via the coding sequence ATGTTCCTGACGGCTCTGCTCCTCCGCAATCGCATCCCCGGCAGGCAGTGGATCGGGAAGCACCGGCGGCCGCGGGCCGTGTCCTTCCAAGCGAAGCAGAACATGATCTGCCGGCTGGAGATCGAGGCAGAGAACCAATACTGGCTGAGCACGCCCTACCTGTCGTTGGAGCAGGAGTACGGCCACGCGGCGGAGCGCAGGGCGGCGGCCTTCGAGGCCATCAAGGCGGCCAAAATGGCCAAGTTCCCCCCGCACAGGTTCGTGGCGGACCAGCTCGACCATCTCAACGTCACCAAGAAGTGGGTCTGA